Proteins encoded by one window of Scatophagus argus isolate fScaArg1 chromosome 8, fScaArg1.pri, whole genome shotgun sequence:
- the taf8 gene encoding transcription initiation factor TFIID subunit 8 has translation MADPAVASGGSLNAGTRGSGSKAASSPAENYHLARRRTLQVVVSALLTECGFESAEKAAVETLTEMMQSFITEIGRCAKAYCEHTARSIPTLSDTVVTLIEMGFNADALPVYAKRSQRMVITAPPVTNPPVTPKALSAGQKRTHPAYIPSHFPEFPDPHTYIKTPTFREPVSDYQVVREKAASQRRDVERALTRFMAKTGETQSLFKDDISAFPLIAARPSSIPYLSALLPSELELQTLEETDSSEQDDQTDNENTAGNIITDDAGADKENPILPPSGVVPSTKASEDNMIDNPYLRPVKKPKVRRKK, from the exons ATGGCGGATCCTGCGGTGGCATCGGGAGGCTCACTGAACGCAGGGACG cgTGGGAGTGGTAGTAAAGCAGCCTCCAGCCCCGCAGAGAACTACCACCTGGCCCGACGGCGCACCCTGCAGGTGGTCGTCAGTGCCCTCCTGACAGAGTGCGGCTTCGAGAGTGCAGAGAAGGCAGCGGTGGAAACACTCACTGAGATGATGCAGAGCT TTATAACTGAAATAGGTCGGTGTGCTAAAGCTTATTGTGAACACACAGCCAGAAGCATCCCAACCCTGTCGGACACAGTGGTCACACTCATTGAAATGG GTTTCAATGCAGACGCTCTGCCCGTTTATGCCAAGAGGTCACAGAGGATGGTTATAACTGCCC CTCCGGTGACGAACCCCCCTGTGACTCCCAAAGCACTCTCAGCCGGACAGAAACGCACACATCCAGCCTACATCCCCAGCCACTTCCCAGAGTTTCCTGACCCTCACACCTACATCAAAACACCT ACGTTCAGAGAGCCTGTGTCAGACTACCAAGTGGTGAGAGAGAAGGCAGCAAGTCAGAGGAGAGACGTGGAGCGAGCACTCACACGCTTCATGGCCAAGACCGGAGAAACTCAGAGCCTCTTCAAAGACGACATCAGCGCCTTCCCGT TGATCGCAGCACGACCGAGCTCCATTCCGTATCTCAGCGCCCTCCTGCCCTCGGAGCTGGAATTGCAGACCCTGGAGGAGACAGACTCCTCTGAGCAGGACGACCAGACGGACAACGAGAACACAGCAGGAAACATCATCACT gaTGATGCAGGAGCTGATAAAGAGAATCCCATACTTCCTCCCAGCGGCGTTGTTCCCTCCACAAAGGCCAGCGAAGACAACATGATTGACAACCCGTACCTCCGGCCGGTCAAGAAACCCAaagtgaggaggaagaaatgA
- the g0s2 gene encoding G0/G1 switch protein 2, giving the protein METIGEIIPFAKEMLNQRPSRGILKIYMLGSTLAMLGVIGGLVETILLPFVEDETVEDTPAELIIERKKEKKQVLKSHTTLIRPEVVDVLESVVIEVKAKHLVTAGQRSSANRLHAS; this is encoded by the coding sequence ATGGAAACCATTGGCGAAATCATCCCATTTGCTAAGGAGATGCTGAACCAGAGGCCCAGCCGAGGCATCCTGAAGATCTACATGCTCGGCTCCACTCTGGCGATGCTCGGAGTAATTGGCGGACTGGTGGAAACAATTCTCCTGCCATTTGTGGAGGACGAGACTGTTGAGGATACACCAGCAGAGCTGATCatagagaggaagaaggagaagaagcaggTGCTGAAGTCACACACTACCTTGATCCGCCCTGAGGTTGTGGATGTGCTGGAGTCAGTAGTGATTGAAGTCAAGGCTAAACATCTGGTGACTGCTGGGCAGAGAAGCTCAGCCAACCGCTTACATGCTTCTTAA
- the camk1gb gene encoding calcium/calmodulin-dependent protein kinase IGb gives MGRQEADFVWKKSTENIQEVFEFMEELGTGAFSEVYMVKEKKTGKLFAMKCVKKKQKRDLNLENEITVLRRIKHENVVGMEDFYESRSHYYLVMQLVSGGELFDRILDRGVYSEKDASRVIQQVLQAVGYLHQNGIVHRDLKPENILYYSQDEDAKIMISDFGLSKMVDNDIMSTACGTPGYVAPEVLAQKPYSKAVDCWSIGVITYILLCGYPPFYEESETRLFSKIMKAQYEFDSPFWDDISESAKDFIRNMMQKNPSMRYTTDLALRHPWIIGKTARSQDIYYSVSVQIQKNFAKTKWKQAFNAAVAINHMKKLQLAHSELVLRRASIPDIKVIDVSSPTKTRKRLDPDKLDLKSAEISGNAHGTNHMSLPSSPVEPKSSYHSLKATQSQCGTHHAPTIAEQGKHIYHSEPANLNGYSKNHKSKPVQTGVCSVM, from the exons GGGGGCTTTCTCAGAGGTGTACatggtgaaggagaagaagaccGGAAAGCTGTTTGCCATGAAGTGcgtgaagaagaaacagaaaagagaccTGAACCTGGAGAATGAGATCACCGTATTGAGAAG gATCAAACATGAGAATGTCGTGGGGATGGAGGATTTCTATGAAAGTCGGTCCCATTACTATCTCGTCATGCAGCT CGTCTCAGGTGGCGAGCTCTTTGACCGGATCCTGGATCGGGGTGTGTACTCAGAGAAGGACGCCAGCCGTGTGATCCAGCAGGTGCTGCAGGCTGTCGGTTACCTGCACCAAAACGGCATCGTGCATCGAGACCTCAAG CCAGAGAACATCCTGTACTACAGCCAGGACGAGGACGCCAAGATCATGATCAGTGATTTTGGCCTCTCTAAGATGGTAGACAACGACATCATGTCGACCGCTTGTGGCACGCCAGGATATGTAG CTCCTGAGGTTTTGGCACAGAAGCCCTACAGCAAGGCAGTGGACTGCTGGTCTATCGGCGTTATCACCTACATCCT GCTCTGTGGATATCCTCCTTTCTATGAAGAAAGCGAGACGAGGCTGTTCTCCAAGATCATGAAGGCGCAGTATGAGTTTGACTCGCCCTTCTGGGATGACATTTCTGAATCTG CTAAAGATTTCATCCGTAACATGATGCAGAAGAACCCCAGCATGCGCTACACCACTGACCTTGCGCTCAGACATCCCTG GATTATTGGAAAGACGGCCCGGAGCCAGGACATCTACTATTCCGTCAGCGTTCAGATCCAGAAGAACTTTGCCAAGACCAAGTGGAAG CAAGCCTTCAACGCTGCTGTGGCCATCAACCACATGAAGAAGCTGCAGCTGGCCCACTCAGAACTGGTCCTGAGGAGGGCCAGCATCCCAGACATCAAGGTGATCGACGTGTCCTCCCCGACAAAAACCCGCAAGCGTCTCGATCCAGACAAACTTGACCTCAAGTCGGCGGAGATCAGCGGGAATGCACACGGCACCAACCACATGTCCCTGCCCTCGAGCCCCGTCGAGCCGAAGAGCAGCTACCACTCGCTGAAGGCCACGCAGAGTCAGTGCGGCACGCATCACGCGCCCACCATAGCTGAGCAGGGCAAGCACATCTACCACTCAGAGCCCGCCAACCTGAACGG GTACAGTAAAAACCACAAGAGCAAACCTGTGCAGACTGGAGTTTGCTCGGTCATGTGA